In one Paraburkholderia azotifigens genomic region, the following are encoded:
- a CDS encoding TerB family tellurite resistance protein — protein MRHYRSDSPEAAARLVAACLLSDGHVGIDELEALDRYGMEERLNISRAQFLAVMQQMCEDLTTTAYLNWGDTCRLDPAVIFGLAQDIKDWRLRREIIALCEEGAQADGHIADAEAMFIRMLHSAWYMPGARTIYESPRTRERLKLAEMAPQ, from the coding sequence ATGCGTCACTATCGAAGCGACAGTCCCGAGGCGGCAGCCCGCCTCGTGGCCGCCTGCCTGCTGTCGGACGGACACGTGGGTATCGACGAACTGGAAGCGCTGGACCGTTACGGCATGGAAGAGCGTCTGAACATCAGCCGCGCGCAATTCCTCGCGGTCATGCAGCAGATGTGCGAAGACCTGACGACAACCGCCTATCTGAACTGGGGCGACACGTGCCGCCTCGACCCTGCCGTGATCTTTGGTCTCGCGCAGGACATCAAGGACTGGCGTCTGCGCCGCGAGATCATCGCGCTGTGCGAGGAAGGCGCGCAGGCCGACGGCCACATCGCCGACGCCGAAGCGATGTTCATCCGGATGCTGCACTCGGCGTGGTACATGCCGGGAGCGCGCACCATCTACGAAAGCCCGCGTACGCGCGAGCGTCTCAAGCTCGCGGAGATGGCGCCACAGTAA
- a CDS encoding VOC family protein, with protein sequence MFNHVVVGSNDLEKAKQFYDAVLGILGAGEGRSDDNARRRRYVYRTGTGAFFVTQPIDGQTASIANGGTIGFSCQSAEQVDRWHAAGVANGGQSVEDPPGARGPQPGGVYLAYLRDPDGNKLCAVYRMPG encoded by the coding sequence ATGTTCAATCACGTAGTAGTCGGTTCCAACGACCTCGAGAAAGCGAAGCAGTTCTATGACGCCGTGCTTGGCATACTCGGCGCGGGCGAAGGTCGCAGCGACGACAACGCGCGCCGCCGTCGCTATGTCTATCGGACGGGCACCGGGGCATTTTTCGTTACGCAGCCAATCGACGGTCAGACGGCGTCGATCGCCAATGGCGGGACGATCGGATTTTCCTGCCAGTCGGCCGAGCAGGTCGATCGCTGGCACGCAGCGGGCGTCGCGAATGGCGGGCAATCGGTTGAAGATCCGCCCGGCGCGCGTGGCCCACAACCCGGCGGCGTATACCTCGCCTACCTGAGAGATCCAGACGGCAACAAGCTTTGCGCCGTGTATCGGATGCCGGGCTGA
- a CDS encoding PLP-dependent aminotransferase family protein, whose translation MTLLNDEPLLTHDETECLADPRSGAPLYERLAEHYRRVIASGTLAPGDRMPSVRALMSQHRVSLSTAIQVFRRLEDGGWLQARPRAGYFVRRPGASKLATVAEPDIPALPEPARYVGLHERISRVIERAQAFPEALNLGGATADAALYPTGRLQALASRILRHKPTLLTEVGEDGGAAELRQAVAKRALSSGVTVSPDDVLVTSGGVEAVNLALRAVAQPGDTIAVESPAFFGLLQILESLGLRALEIPTSPTTGLSLEALDIALTACPDLKALVVVPNLQNPLGCVMPDARKAELVELCARRGIALIEDEPYRELIEPAQRALRAQPARPLKSWDRDGGVIYCASLNKVLAPGMRLGWMSSGRWHARVRLLKFAQTRHNESLAQFVAAEFIGSGAYDRHLHRLREKLRVQREASADAIGRYFPTGTRLNLPPGGLLLWVALPDGKSSDALFEAALPHGIRIAPGSIFSNSERFRSFIRLSCPAPFDERMDAAFRQLGRLAADLG comes from the coding sequence ATGACTCTGTTGAACGACGAACCTCTTCTTACGCACGACGAAACGGAATGCCTCGCGGATCCTCGATCCGGCGCGCCGCTCTATGAACGGCTCGCCGAGCACTATCGCCGCGTGATCGCGTCGGGGACGCTCGCGCCCGGCGACCGGATGCCATCGGTGCGCGCGCTGATGAGCCAGCATCGCGTGAGTCTGTCGACGGCGATTCAGGTGTTCCGGCGTCTCGAAGACGGCGGCTGGCTGCAGGCGCGGCCGCGCGCCGGCTACTTCGTACGACGTCCGGGCGCGTCGAAACTGGCTACCGTCGCCGAGCCCGACATCCCGGCACTCCCCGAGCCTGCGCGCTATGTCGGTTTGCACGAGCGCATCTCGCGCGTGATCGAGCGTGCGCAGGCGTTTCCGGAGGCGCTCAATCTCGGCGGCGCGACGGCGGACGCCGCGCTCTATCCGACCGGGCGGCTGCAGGCGCTGGCATCGCGCATCCTGCGCCACAAGCCGACGCTGCTGACGGAAGTCGGCGAAGATGGCGGCGCGGCGGAACTCAGGCAGGCCGTCGCGAAGCGCGCGTTGTCGTCGGGCGTGACCGTCTCGCCCGACGACGTGCTCGTGACGAGCGGCGGCGTCGAAGCCGTGAACCTCGCGTTGCGCGCCGTCGCGCAACCGGGCGACACGATCGCCGTCGAATCGCCGGCATTTTTCGGTCTGTTGCAGATACTCGAAAGCCTCGGGCTGCGCGCGCTCGAAATTCCGACCAGCCCGACCACGGGCCTGTCGCTCGAAGCGCTGGACATCGCGCTGACCGCGTGCCCGGATCTCAAGGCGCTCGTCGTCGTGCCGAACCTGCAGAATCCGCTCGGCTGCGTGATGCCGGATGCACGCAAGGCCGAACTCGTCGAGTTGTGCGCGCGCCGCGGCATCGCGCTGATCGAGGATGAGCCGTATCGCGAGCTGATCGAACCGGCGCAACGGGCGCTGCGGGCGCAACCGGCGCGGCCGCTGAAGTCGTGGGATCGCGATGGCGGCGTGATCTACTGCGCGTCGCTGAACAAGGTGCTCGCGCCGGGCATGCGGCTCGGCTGGATGTCGTCGGGGCGCTGGCACGCGCGCGTGCGGCTGCTGAAGTTCGCGCAGACGCGTCATAACGAATCGCTGGCGCAGTTCGTGGCCGCGGAATTCATCGGCTCGGGCGCCTACGACCGGCATCTGCACCGCTTGCGCGAGAAGCTGCGCGTGCAGCGCGAGGCGAGTGCGGACGCCATCGGCCGTTATTTCCCCACTGGCACACGGCTGAATCTGCCGCCGGGCGGGTTGCTGCTGTGGGTCGCGCTGCCGGACGGCAAATCGTCGGATGCGCTGTTCGAAGCAGCCTTGCCGCACGGCATCCGCATTGCGCCGGGCTCGATCTTCTCGAATTCGGAGCGGTTTCGCTCGTTCATCCGCCTCAGCTGCCCCGCGCCGTTCGATGAGCGGATGGACGCCGCGTTTCGTCAACTCGGCCGTCTGGCTGCCGACCTCGGCTGA
- the pstS gene encoding phosphate ABC transporter substrate-binding protein PstS: MKLAWLAAAGLIGALSFSFAHAADVTGAGSTFAAPIYTKWADAYQKTGGGRINYQGIGSSGGIKQVLAKTVDFAGSDAPLKDDELAKDGLFQFPTVVGGVVPVVNLPGMKPGSLVLSGPVLGDIYLGKIKKWNDPAIAALNSGTKLPDTDIAVVRRADGSGTSFIWTHYLAQVNPDWKSKVGEGTTVNWPTGTGGKGNDGVAAFVQRLPGAIGYVEWAYAKQNKMTYTSLKNSAGAVVEPKTESFKAAAAGAEWSKSFYQILTDEPGKDAWPVVGATFVLVHSAQDKPDRAKETLKFFDWAFRNGNQTAQELDYITLPDAVVSEIRTQWKAKVKDASGKPIAD; the protein is encoded by the coding sequence ATGAAACTCGCATGGCTCGCGGCGGCAGGCCTGATCGGCGCGCTGTCGTTTTCCTTCGCGCACGCAGCCGACGTCACGGGCGCAGGCAGCACCTTCGCCGCGCCGATCTACACGAAATGGGCCGATGCCTATCAGAAGACGGGCGGCGGCCGCATCAATTACCAGGGCATCGGCTCGTCGGGCGGCATCAAGCAGGTGCTGGCGAAGACCGTCGACTTCGCCGGTTCCGACGCGCCGCTGAAAGACGACGAACTCGCGAAAGACGGCCTGTTCCAGTTTCCGACCGTGGTCGGCGGCGTGGTGCCCGTGGTCAATCTGCCCGGCATGAAGCCAGGGTCGCTGGTGCTGTCGGGCCCCGTGCTCGGCGATATCTACCTGGGCAAGATCAAGAAGTGGAACGACCCGGCCATCGCCGCGCTCAATTCGGGCACGAAGCTGCCCGACACCGACATCGCCGTCGTGCGCCGCGCCGACGGCTCCGGCACGAGCTTCATCTGGACGCACTATCTCGCGCAGGTGAACCCAGACTGGAAGAGCAAGGTGGGCGAAGGCACGACCGTCAACTGGCCGACGGGCACGGGCGGCAAGGGCAATGACGGCGTCGCGGCGTTCGTGCAGCGGCTGCCGGGCGCGATCGGTTATGTGGAGTGGGCGTACGCGAAGCAGAACAAGATGACCTACACGTCGCTGAAGAACTCGGCGGGCGCCGTCGTCGAGCCGAAGACGGAGAGCTTCAAGGCGGCAGCAGCGGGCGCCGAATGGTCGAAGTCGTTCTATCAGATCCTCACCGACGAGCCGGGCAAGGATGCGTGGCCCGTCGTCGGCGCGACATTCGTGCTGGTGCATTCGGCGCAGGACAAGCCGGACCGCGCCAAGGAAACCCTCAAGTTTTTCGACTGGGCGTTCAGGAACGGCAACCAGACGGCGCAGGAACTCGACTACATCACGCTGCCGGATGCCGTCGTGTCGGAGATTCGCACGCAATGGAAGGCGAAGGTCAAGGACGCATCGGGCAAGCCGATCGCCGATTGA
- a CDS encoding DMT family transporter: protein MSKQGNLIWISDLMLLAVAMVWGTSYGVVKVALAFYPVLGLLALRFGLTFVVLSPALRSLRHVKASSLVGALGASVLLPGIFLAETFGISLTRASNAAFLISLCVVLTPLVEWALLRRKPLPVEWIAVGLSLAGAALVSGGVSVPTAGDALILLAALLRALMVCVTKRVMRDPALAPLSVTALQAGAVALGSVIVALIAAPDQWRALPTLAGHRVFWMSIAYLVIACTLFAFFAQNFAVKRSSPTRVSLLMGSEPAFGALFAYAWLGEHLALSAWMGGGLMVLASVLAVAPWQKNTGASLEVHAAVTNEA, encoded by the coding sequence GTGTCGAAACAAGGAAACCTGATCTGGATATCCGATCTGATGCTGCTCGCGGTCGCGATGGTCTGGGGCACGAGTTATGGGGTCGTGAAAGTCGCGCTCGCGTTCTATCCGGTGCTGGGGCTGCTCGCGCTGCGCTTCGGGCTGACGTTCGTCGTGCTGTCGCCGGCCTTGCGATCGCTGCGGCATGTCAAGGCATCGTCGTTAGTCGGCGCGCTGGGCGCGAGCGTCTTGCTGCCAGGCATCTTTCTGGCCGAGACGTTCGGGATATCGCTGACGCGTGCGTCGAATGCCGCGTTTCTGATCAGCTTGTGTGTCGTGCTGACGCCGCTCGTCGAGTGGGCGCTGTTGCGCAGAAAGCCGTTGCCCGTCGAGTGGATCGCCGTCGGCTTGTCGTTGGCCGGTGCCGCATTGGTGAGCGGCGGCGTGTCGGTTCCGACAGCCGGCGACGCGCTGATTCTGCTGGCAGCGCTGCTTCGCGCGTTGATGGTGTGCGTGACCAAACGTGTGATGCGCGACCCGGCGCTCGCGCCGTTGTCGGTGACGGCGCTTCAGGCGGGCGCGGTCGCGCTCGGCAGCGTCATCGTTGCGCTCATTGCCGCGCCCGATCAATGGCGCGCGCTGCCGACACTGGCGGGACATCGCGTTTTCTGGATGAGCATTGCCTATCTCGTGATCGCCTGCACGCTGTTCGCGTTCTTCGCGCAAAACTTCGCCGTCAAGCGCAGCAGCCCGACACGTGTGTCGCTGCTGATGGGAAGCGAACCGGCGTTCGGCGCGTTGTTCGCGTATGCATGGCTTGGGGAGCATCTGGCGCTGTCCGCCTGGATGGGCGGCGGCCTGATGGTGCTCGCCTCCGTGCTCGCGGTAGCGCCGTGGCAGAAGAACACGGGCGCTTCGCTCGAAGTGCATGCGGCTGTCACGAACGAGGCCTGA
- a CDS encoding DUF3563 family protein: MFSEIARRFGTLLTHSRESEREAWLASSPDLAELERRMRMTDDADYPFHVHSSVMPRDWIA; the protein is encoded by the coding sequence ATGTTTAGCGAAATCGCACGCCGTTTCGGCACGCTGCTCACCCACTCACGCGAAAGCGAACGCGAAGCCTGGCTCGCGTCGTCGCCGGATCTTGCCGAGCTCGAACGCCGCATGCGCATGACCGACGACGCCGACTATCCGTTCCACGTGCACTCGAGCGTCATGCCGCGCGACTGGATTGCATAA
- a CDS encoding porin has product MKTSRCTRMRAVALSCLPFAGAVLSTGAMAQNSVTLYGVVDNAFAYSSNQRGHSNFYMSQGNLQASKFGLLGAEELGGGTKAIFRLESGFNSLTGAQSSAGVIFNRQAYVGLSNDRYGTVTLGRQYTPYFNMVGALGPTGVLTGATGAHPGDLDALDTTLRFNNSIAYASPTIAGLSFGAQYGLGGVPGSVTNGSNFSAALRYDYQAFSVAAGYVKLKDITTSQSLGSFAVNSPVNNGYASASSTQMIAAAARYNFTPDLMVGVNYSNVQYAPGSHSLFASEAVFNTYGAIATYRFTPSVIAGIGYSYTRASKANGIDDPAQYHQISLEQTYSLSKRTTLYALEAYQLARGKSLIASGSGTTIADAVAVVGDSQNTTPSSGPSQFVGMVGIRHAF; this is encoded by the coding sequence ATGAAGACTTCGAGATGCACGCGCATGCGTGCAGTGGCCCTCTCATGCCTGCCGTTTGCAGGCGCAGTTCTGTCGACGGGCGCGATGGCGCAAAACAGCGTCACGCTGTACGGCGTCGTCGATAACGCGTTCGCCTACTCGAGCAACCAGCGCGGTCACTCGAACTTCTACATGAGCCAGGGCAACCTGCAGGCGAGCAAGTTCGGTCTGCTGGGCGCGGAGGAACTGGGCGGCGGCACCAAGGCGATCTTCCGGCTGGAAAGCGGCTTCAACTCGCTGACGGGCGCGCAGAGCAGCGCAGGGGTCATCTTCAACCGGCAGGCGTACGTCGGCTTGAGCAACGACCGGTACGGCACGGTGACGCTCGGCCGGCAGTACACGCCGTACTTCAACATGGTCGGCGCGCTCGGGCCGACGGGCGTGCTGACGGGCGCAACGGGCGCGCACCCCGGCGATCTCGATGCACTGGATACGACGCTGCGGTTCAACAATTCGATTGCCTATGCGTCGCCGACCATCGCGGGCCTGTCGTTCGGCGCGCAGTACGGACTCGGCGGCGTGCCGGGCAGCGTGACGAACGGCAGCAATTTCAGCGCGGCGCTTCGCTACGATTACCAGGCGTTTTCGGTGGCGGCGGGCTACGTGAAGCTGAAGGACATCACGACGAGCCAGTCGCTCGGCAGCTTCGCGGTCAATTCGCCCGTGAACAACGGCTACGCGAGCGCGAGCAGCACGCAGATGATCGCGGCCGCCGCCCGCTACAACTTCACCCCCGATCTGATGGTCGGCGTGAACTACTCCAATGTGCAGTACGCGCCGGGTTCGCATTCGCTGTTCGCGAGCGAGGCGGTGTTCAACACGTATGGCGCGATCGCCACCTATCGCTTCACGCCGTCGGTGATCGCGGGCATCGGCTATAGCTATACGCGCGCGAGCAAGGCGAACGGTATCGACGATCCGGCGCAGTATCACCAGATTTCGCTCGAGCAAACCTACAGCCTGTCGAAGCGCACGACGCTCTACGCGCTCGAGGCGTATCAACTGGCGCGCGGCAAGTCGCTGATTGCGTCGGGTTCGGGCACGACGATCGCGGATGCGGTGGCTGTCGTCGGCGATTCGCAGAATACGACCCCGTCTTCGGGGCCGTCGCAGTTCGTCGGGATGGTGGGGATTCGTCACGCGTTCTGA
- the dinB gene encoding DNA polymerase IV: MSATVRRIAHLDMDAFYASVELLRYPELRGKPVVIGGGRNAAPETLADGTRRFARLKDYAGRGVVTTSTYEARAFGVFSAMGMMKAAQLAPDAILLPTDFDSYRHYSRLFKAEVAKFTTRIEDRGIDEIYIDLTDVPGDAADIGSRIKHAVRAATGLTCSICVAPNKLLAKIGSELDKPDGLTILTPNDIPLRIWPLAARKINGIGPKASERLATLGINTVGDLAHAAPDLLQSNFGLKYATWLTHVAQGIDERPVVVESEPKSMSRETTFERDLHPRHDRPALSESFTRLCVRVAEDLQRKGYVGHTIGIKLRFDDFSTVTRDLTLPVATSDAAAIRRAATECLKRVALSRKLRLLGVRVSGLSLASEQAPPLPVQAELPFTA; this comes from the coding sequence ATGAGTGCCACCGTCCGCCGTATCGCGCATCTCGACATGGACGCGTTCTACGCATCCGTCGAACTGCTGCGCTATCCGGAACTGCGTGGCAAGCCGGTGGTGATCGGCGGGGGACGCAATGCGGCGCCCGAAACGCTGGCCGACGGCACACGCCGCTTTGCCCGGCTGAAGGACTATGCGGGGCGAGGCGTCGTCACCACTTCGACCTACGAGGCGCGCGCGTTCGGCGTCTTCTCGGCGATGGGCATGATGAAGGCCGCGCAACTCGCGCCGGACGCCATCCTGCTGCCTACCGACTTCGATTCGTATCGCCATTACTCGCGTCTTTTCAAGGCCGAAGTGGCGAAGTTCACGACGCGCATCGAAGACCGCGGCATCGACGAAATCTATATCGATCTCACTGACGTGCCCGGCGATGCCGCCGACATCGGCTCGCGCATCAAACACGCGGTGCGTGCCGCGACGGGCCTGACGTGTTCGATCTGCGTCGCGCCGAACAAGCTGCTGGCCAAAATCGGTTCCGAGCTGGACAAGCCCGACGGCCTGACCATCCTGACGCCCAACGACATTCCGTTGCGCATCTGGCCGCTGGCCGCACGCAAGATCAACGGCATCGGGCCAAAGGCCAGCGAACGGCTCGCCACGCTCGGCATCAATACGGTCGGCGATCTGGCGCATGCGGCGCCGGACCTGCTGCAGTCCAACTTCGGGCTGAAGTATGCGACGTGGCTCACGCACGTCGCGCAGGGCATCGATGAGCGTCCCGTGGTGGTCGAATCGGAGCCGAAGTCGATGAGCCGCGAGACGACCTTCGAACGCGACCTGCATCCGCGCCATGACCGGCCTGCGCTATCGGAGTCGTTCACGCGGCTGTGCGTGCGCGTCGCGGAAGATTTGCAGCGCAAGGGCTATGTCGGACACACGATCGGCATCAAGCTGCGCTTTGACGATTTCTCCACCGTCACGCGAGACCTGACGCTGCCCGTCGCGACATCGGATGCCGCCGCGATCCGGCGAGCAGCCACCGAATGTCTGAAACGCGTTGCGCTAAGCCGCAAGCTGCGGCTGCTCGGCGTGCGTGTGAGCGGCTTGTCGCTGGCAAGCGAACAGGCGCCGCCGCTGCCCGTCCAGGCAGAGTTGCCGTTCACGGCGTGA
- a CDS encoding LysR family transcriptional regulator — MNPTELFALLPDMATFARVVDSGNFSEAARQLGSTPSTVSRQIKRLEEALGTRLLERSTRSIRVTDSGAQVYGYCRDIVGAASGAVDVAGQVVGEPRGKVSVSAPIAFARSVIHPLIPGFLRDWPDVDVQLVFADREIDPLRDDVDIVIRLTRSPPLGLAARRLGTVKWLLCASRAYLDARGTPVEPGDLARHECLYLGETVDDNRWHFRRGTQTQSLEVSGRYIANDVGARLDGALQDFGIASLPDFAVAPALERGDLVQVLADWEFEARSYMGPVWLLYPPNRFLPSRVRALIDYLASRLNDGAGE; from the coding sequence ATGAATCCCACTGAGCTTTTTGCGCTGCTGCCGGACATGGCAACCTTTGCGCGTGTCGTCGACTCCGGCAATTTCTCCGAGGCCGCGCGCCAGCTGGGCAGCACGCCGTCGACGGTAAGCCGGCAGATCAAGCGCCTCGAAGAAGCGCTCGGCACGCGCCTGCTCGAACGGTCGACCCGCAGCATCCGCGTAACGGATTCGGGCGCGCAGGTCTACGGGTACTGCCGCGACATCGTCGGCGCGGCGTCAGGCGCCGTCGACGTCGCCGGGCAAGTGGTCGGCGAGCCGCGCGGCAAGGTCAGCGTGAGTGCGCCGATCGCTTTCGCCCGATCCGTGATCCATCCGCTGATCCCCGGGTTTCTGCGCGACTGGCCCGACGTGGACGTGCAACTGGTGTTCGCCGACCGCGAAATCGATCCATTGCGCGACGATGTCGATATCGTGATCCGGCTGACGCGCTCGCCGCCGTTGGGCCTGGCCGCGCGGCGGCTCGGCACGGTGAAGTGGCTGCTCTGCGCATCTCGCGCCTATCTCGACGCGCGCGGCACACCCGTCGAACCGGGCGATCTCGCCCGCCACGAATGCCTGTATCTCGGCGAAACGGTCGACGACAATCGATGGCATTTCCGGCGCGGCACGCAAACGCAGTCACTCGAAGTGAGCGGCCGTTATATCGCCAACGATGTGGGCGCCCGACTCGATGGCGCGCTGCAGGACTTCGGGATTGCGAGCTTGCCCGACTTCGCCGTGGCCCCGGCACTGGAGCGAGGCGATCTGGTGCAGGTTCTCGCGGACTGGGAGTTCGAGGCGCGTTCGTACATGGGCCCCGTCTGGCTGCTGTATCCGCCAAACCGCTTTCTTCCTTCGAGGGTGCGGGCGTTGATCGATTACCTCGCCAGCCGCTTGAACGACGGCGCGGGCGAGTGA
- a CDS encoding TauD/TfdA dioxygenase family protein, whose product MSNTQTALASSNAGAIAAHAAPETLDVRRVAGRIGAEIRGIKLSGAIDAQTFDAIHAALLRHKVLFFRGQQHLDDAGQEAFARRFGETVAHPTVPSVDGSRHLLELDSQHGARANSWHTDVTFVDAYPKISILRAVVIPPYGGDTVWANTAAAYEHLPEPLRRLADTLWALHTNAYDYASSHANADGEQLKRYREVFTSTVYETEHPVVRVHPETGERSLVLGHFVQRLKGLPASESAHLLQVFHDHVTRLENTVRWNWTQGDVAIWDNRATQHYAINDYGDAHRVVRRATVHGDVPVSIDGKQSVVVRGGETLQ is encoded by the coding sequence ATGTCGAATACGCAAACGGCCCTTGCCTCGTCGAACGCGGGCGCCATCGCCGCGCATGCGGCGCCCGAAACGCTCGACGTGCGCCGCGTAGCCGGGCGCATCGGCGCCGAGATCCGGGGCATCAAGCTGTCCGGCGCGATCGATGCACAGACCTTCGATGCCATCCACGCCGCGCTCCTCAGGCACAAGGTGCTGTTCTTCCGCGGCCAGCAGCATCTCGACGACGCCGGCCAGGAAGCCTTTGCGCGGCGCTTCGGCGAGACTGTCGCACATCCGACCGTGCCGTCCGTCGACGGCAGCCGGCATCTGCTCGAACTCGACTCGCAGCACGGCGCGCGGGCGAACTCGTGGCATACGGACGTCACCTTCGTCGACGCGTATCCGAAGATTTCGATCCTGCGCGCGGTCGTGATTCCGCCCTATGGCGGCGACACGGTGTGGGCCAACACGGCTGCCGCGTACGAGCATCTGCCCGAGCCCCTGCGCCGGCTGGCCGACACGCTGTGGGCGCTGCACACGAATGCGTACGACTACGCGTCGTCGCACGCGAATGCCGACGGCGAGCAGCTGAAGCGCTATCGCGAAGTGTTCACGTCGACGGTCTACGAAACGGAGCATCCCGTCGTGCGCGTGCATCCCGAAACGGGCGAGCGCTCGCTCGTGCTCGGTCATTTCGTGCAGCGTCTGAAGGGTCTCCCGGCGAGCGAATCGGCGCATCTGCTGCAGGTCTTCCATGACCACGTCACGCGGCTCGAAAACACGGTGCGCTGGAACTGGACGCAAGGCGACGTGGCGATCTGGGACAACCGCGCGACCCAGCATTACGCGATCAACGACTACGGCGACGCGCATCGCGTCGTGCGGCGCGCGACGGTGCACGGCGACGTGCCCGTCAGCATCGACGGCAAGCAGAGCGTGGTGGTGCGAGGCGGCGAAACACTGCAGTGA
- a CDS encoding J domain-containing protein yields the protein MKIHSHYDNLKVSRDAPQEVIRAAYKTLSQKYHPDRRIDDPDAERVMKIINASYAVLSDPVQRKEHDEWLARKEREAAAAAAPPPPLRSAASSQPKSQQKGQQKGQQTARQTSWQAAAQTKRESAPRPQPRSSAWTSQARVDPRAAQTRPRAAAGFSLRRISLRSWIAIGVCAFFGYVAISESMTPWPFTRNTSTSYGSPYGSPYARDHADADGKRRALAAMSSAQAATSPWTNDVSVASSDASSARPTFARPALGPNGLPWPSTASYLDGMPVGADGGHSSVTIDNTSNRFDVFAKLVFNASVFDQPVRHFFIPAGKSFTLAGVAPGSYDVRYQNLDDGGLYKSQNFAVTEQDSGNGVDATNVSITLYAVPGAVQPTTIGRGDF from the coding sequence GTGAAGATTCACAGTCATTACGACAATCTGAAGGTCTCGCGGGATGCTCCTCAAGAGGTGATCCGCGCGGCCTACAAGACCTTGAGTCAGAAATATCATCCTGACCGGCGGATCGACGATCCCGATGCCGAGCGGGTGATGAAGATCATCAACGCGTCCTATGCGGTGCTAAGCGATCCCGTGCAGCGCAAGGAGCACGACGAGTGGCTCGCGCGCAAGGAACGTGAAGCGGCGGCAGCGGCTGCACCGCCTCCGCCGCTGCGTTCCGCAGCGTCGTCACAGCCAAAGAGTCAGCAAAAAGGTCAGCAAAAGGGTCAGCAAACTGCGCGGCAGACCAGCTGGCAGGCGGCCGCGCAGACGAAGCGCGAGTCCGCGCCGCGCCCGCAGCCCCGTTCGAGCGCGTGGACCTCGCAGGCGCGCGTCGATCCGCGTGCCGCGCAGACCAGGCCGCGCGCGGCAGCGGGCTTTTCACTGCGCAGGATTTCGCTGCGCAGCTGGATCGCGATCGGCGTCTGCGCATTCTTCGGTTATGTCGCGATTTCGGAGTCGATGACGCCGTGGCCGTTCACGCGCAACACGTCCACGTCGTATGGATCGCCGTATGGCTCGCCCTATGCCCGCGATCACGCGGATGCTGACGGCAAGCGGCGCGCGCTGGCGGCGATGTCGTCGGCACAGGCGGCGACCTCACCGTGGACCAACGACGTCTCCGTCGCCAGCAGCGATGCTTCGTCTGCCCGGCCGACCTTCGCAAGGCCGGCGCTCGGGCCGAACGGACTGCCCTGGCCGTCGACGGCGTCGTATCTCGACGGCATGCCTGTCGGCGCGGACGGCGGCCATTCGTCCGTCACGATCGACAATACGTCGAACCGTTTCGACGTGTTCGCGAAGCTCGTCTTCAACGCGTCGGTGTTCGACCAGCCGGTGCGGCACTTCTTCATTCCGGCGGGCAAGAGCTTCACGCTGGCGGGCGTGGCGCCGGGCAGCTACGACGTCCGCTATCAGAACCTCGACGACGGCGGCCTGTACAAGTCACAGAATTTCGCCGTTACCGAACAGGACAGCGGCAACGGCGTCGACGCGACGAACGTCAGCATCACGCTGTACGCGGTGCCGGGCGCCGTGCAGCCGACGACGATCGGCCGCGGCGACTTCTAG